The Vespula vulgaris chromosome 2, iyVesVulg1.1, whole genome shotgun sequence genome has a segment encoding these proteins:
- the LOC127072960 gene encoding zinc finger protein 37-like isoform X2: protein MENDAESDKENAFPSPRKYHQSSSYKNRSKSELDQSNVCSVENSNSFVTVKQSNIKEVNELNDKRNCSNVTKSEKSFSSNEKPLIKLSQKSSTNVKIDKSIISNQCEKENRMRKVTLRKTRSASNQINSSLIKKTRRKSYIDKSLSDSLNLKRLNNVKSRVIPSHDDTNTTKADIPSMSNTKESSKESCISENQSIIHSNKIEVLCNKNHDNNKDSMDNNNMHEENKNNLSKKVKCHSSKSNMTEIKKENSDDVIPHKIQVLQSNQFVWASNDTLLQEPYKPKSEKDEIVLNTSPPPGDEAESSQQINANSIVNHIHISKAASISKSIRNSKCPTEQMQTQVSNSSLEVPNEVQLQREKIQHNSEKNISSETSQQLEPKNNLNERYRKNGKFGKISELISDEQKIEIEKYYKVDMSVVDSNIVEQNLTVTDKRTIQCNICGLMYPRLDKCQVHIWAHLKMRPYKCTACDFSTVTISNVRCHIRKRHLKIKPFACHLCEKRYVTAVLLEEHLNTHTGARPFKCKICDFASCSRQVLSYHNTTHKPVKDIHCNVCGKEFYSRGRMRAHMLIHNKDKVVMCKLCSAYLSNETALEQHMKNIHTRDYTCNICGKVLKSRKTLLNHKNVHAAAKYKCDLCPNVYKSSHILKEHLLKHEGIRKYKCNNCEKSFAQQSHLAAHMAVHSEIRFHCPGCNKAFNRRDNMKIHTKRCKSFLANPELKNLLKNKGRTKYIRKTNDYDTLNTSMNTDKKSNGSLISKSEETANNVISKDINKEKDSNNQQNISQYVYNENVQNNDTIKSLEKMIELPGSSTEDLYILQENSTVIQNVLRSDCF from the exons ATGGAAAACGATGCCGAATCTGATAAAGAAAAtgcttttccttctcctaGAAAATATCATCAATCAAGTAGTTATAAAAATCGTTCAAAAAGTGAATTAGATCAATCCAATGTTTGTTCAGTTGAAAATTCAAACAGTTTTGTTACTGTCAAACAATCAAATATAAAGGAAGTAAAtgaattaaacgataaaagaaattgcaGTAACGTTACAAAATCggagaaaagtttttcttcaAACGAAAAGCCATTGATCAAACTTTCTCAAAAATCTTCAACAAAtgttaaaatagataaaagtataataagtAATCagtgtgaaaaagaaaatagaatgagaaaagtaacattaagaaaaacaagaagtgCAAGTAATCAGATTAATTCTTCCTTGATCAAAAAAACAAGACGTAAAAGTTATATTGATAAATCTTTAAGTGATTCCCTTAATCTTAAAAGACTCAACAATGTAAAGTCAAGAGTAATACCATCTCATGACGATACAAATACAACCAAAGCTGATATTCCGTCCATGTCTAACACTAAAGAGTCTTCCAAAGAATCCTGTATTAGTGAAAATCAATCTATTATTCATTCAAACAAAATAGAAGTATTATGCAATAAAAaccatgataataataaagacagtatggataataacaatatgcacgaagagaacaaaaataatttatctaaaaaagTGAAATGCCATTCAAGTAAAAGTAATAtgactgaaataaaaaaagaaaattctgatGATGTTATACCACATAAAATACAAGTTTTACAATCAAATCAATTTGTGTGGGCTTCTAATGATACATTATTACAGGAACCATATAAGCCAAAATCtgagaaagatgaaattgTATTGAATACAAGTCCTCCACCTGGAGATGAAGCAGAATCAAGTCAACAAATTAACGCAAATTCGATAGTGAATCATATTCACATATCCAAAGCTGCTTCGATTTCTAAATCCATAAGAAATAGTAAATGTCCTACAGAACAAATGCAAACACAAGTTTCAAACTCTTCATTAGAAGTACCTAATGAAGTACaattacaaagagaaaaaatacaacataattctgaaaaaaatatatcttcagAAACATCTCAACAATTAGAGcctaagaataatttaaatgaacggtacagaaaaaatggaaaatttgGGAAAATTTCTGAATTAATAAGCGACGAgcagaaaatagaaattgagAAATACTATAAAGTAGATATGTCAGTTGTTGATTCTAACATTGTTGAACAAAATCTAACAGTTACTGATAAAAGAACTATTCAGTGTAATATTTGTGGATTAATGTATCCTAGATTGGACAAATgtcag GTTCATATTTGGGCTCATTTAAAAATGAGACCCTATAAATGTACGGCTTGTGATTTTTCAACAGTAACTATAAGCAATGTACGTTGCCATATTAGAAAacgtcatttaaaaataaaaccgTTTGCGTGTCATCTCTGCGAAAAACGATATGTCACTGCAGTCCTTTTGgaagaacatttaaatactCATACAGGTGCCCGACCATTCAAATGTAAGATTTGTGATTTTGCTAGTTGTAGTCGTCAAGTATTGAGTTACCATAACACGACACATAAACCAGTAAAG GATATACATTGCAATGTTTgtggaaaagaattttattcaagAGGGAGAATGCGAGCTCATATGCTTATTCATAACAAAGATAAAGTTGTGATGTGTAAGCTTTGCTCTGCTTATTTATCTAATGAAACAGCATTAGAACAgcatatgaaaaatattcatacacGTGATTATACATGCAATATTTGTGGAAAAGTTCTAAAATCCAGAAAAACATTGctaaatcataaaaat GTCCATGCAGCTGctaaatataaatgtgatTTATGTcctaatgtatataaaagcagtcatatattaaaagaacatCTTTTAAAACATGAAGGCATTAGAAAGTATAAATGTAACAATTGTGAAAAATCTTTTGCTCAACAATCGCATCTTGCTGCACATATGGCAGTACATAGTGAAATAAG aTTCCATTGTCCTGGTTGTAACAAGGCTTTCAATCGTCGggataatatgaaaatacatACCAAACGTTGTAAAAGCTTTTTAGCCAATCctgaattaaaaaatcttttaaagaaCAAAGGAAGGactaaatatattagaaagacTAATGATTACGATACTCTTAACACATCTATGAATACAGATAAGAAGAGTAATGGATCATTAATTTCGAAATCTGAAGAGACTGCCAATAATGTGATATccaaagatattaataaagaaaaagatagtaaTAATCAACAGAACATTAgtcaatatgtatataatgaaaatgtacAAAATAATGATACAATCAAAAGTTtggaaaaaatgatcgaattaCCTGGATCATCGACtgaagatttatatattttacaagaaaaCAGTACTGTGATTCAAAATGTGCTGAGATCGgattgtttttaa